DNA sequence from the Macrobrachium rosenbergii isolate ZJJX-2024 chromosome 55, ASM4041242v1, whole genome shotgun sequence genome:
acgtatatacatattacgTGCACATATTCACATCTTGCGTGCACGTGTACACACCATTCGTGCACGTATATAATCCTTcgtgcatgtatacacacaccgtGCACGTATTTACACCCTGTGTGCACGGACATAACCCCTACCGACCATACACACCCTGATTGTAAGTATACACACTAAGCATGCACGTATACTACCATTTATGCACGTACATATTTTGGCGTAATTCGCTTACCTATTTTATTTACGGGGACTATTAGTAATAAAGAAAGCGTAGATGCATTCTTTGAAAATCACGAACGGGAGAGAAAGTGTTTCggggcaaaaataaaaaggaacaattcGATGATTTGGGATTTTGCGTGTTTGCTTGGTACTTGCATATAGCCGTTAATCAAGTGTTCctagaattaagaaaatattaatagcatcaaaatgaaactaatttttgacatttttcgacaccaacgtaaaaaaaataatccaagcCGTGAGATTTGCACCGTCTAAATTAACTCCATCCTTGTATGTTCACTTTAAATGGCATTTTTCAACTTTCGCTTCGCTCCTGATCCCTCAGAACATGAGACTGGAAGGGAAATTCGGTTGCTCggggtccagaggtccacatcaagaACCACATCCTACCTTAAACACCTTGCCACCCTTATAATAAAAGATGCCCGCTATAAACTTTGAGCGAGTTCGGGACGATCAGGCCGtattattttcggccgtgaaccTGTTAGTCGGTCACGACTTTAAGCCACATGAATTTTAGGCCGtaagacatggcggaagctcctcgggacgccgtgtttagAACTATACCTCGGGGACCAAAGTATTATACACACCCATGatggcctaaatgacttacggccgaaaggACCACAACCCCATTTAATAGCCTCGGAATTTGGGAACAAAATTTTTGGGAAGCCGACAGTTCTGAATGGTATACGATGATTATCCAACATGAAGGAACTTATTCCACAATTTACATGGGTTTTTTtcgaaattttacaaaattctcacAATCTGTGACCGCAATACCTCTTCccataagattttttatattttatctaagcTTTCCGATGGTTATTCTGGCCTCCAACGCCTTCAAAGTCAAGAATGTAATCAAAACTAACTTGGAAAACCCCGTTCTTCCGGTGTCCGTAGTTCCATTTCTCCAGCACGTCTTCCCACAACCGTATTGAGAACTCCACTGAGCCTTCCGGTGTCGGGGAAGGAATTGCTTTTGCCAGTCAGAAGCCTCCACCATACACAGCATTTCTGTCACCCTCCTTCATTGGCTGAAAGCTTCAGTTTTTGGGCAAAGCGTCTTGGTAAACGATCTCCCATTGGAATTTGGAGTGACAACCAATTTTCAGAAGGTATTATTGTTGGGATCATTCTCCATCGATATCTAACATATACATAgtagacatatattatatatatatatatatatatatatatatatatatatatatatatatatatatatatatatatatatataaccatatatagtTTACGAACATATGAATATAAGTACATAGACGAAGAATAAAAGGCCAAATAATTATTTAATCACTGTAAAACCGGGAAATTAGAATaactgggaaaaaatataaaaagtttaatttaacgtaatcttaactctacacacacacacacacacacatcacacatacgtgtgtgtgtgtgtgtgtgtgtgtatgtgatccTAGGAAACCTAACATACCAGTAACAAGCTGACGATAGGAAGGTTATAAGACGCGTGGAGaagattttatacaaatttaaTGCCGTAAAaacagttatataataataatgataataataataataatacgtaacgTCCTTAAGGTCGGAAGTTGAGGTCTCGACTCTCTTATGATGCCTTTATTTATGAGGGTATAAATACCCTAATAGAAAATTAACAAATGTTTGAAAATCACAAATTTATTCATCACTCAGCAACAAtttaattatcacattttttttgtatttcgttgATACAATAGAACATTCGACCATCCTTCGTCTTTTCActaatagtttcagttttgttttaatttttcttattggtagtctaccagtaacccaattatttatcagtgccagttattttgttaaaaaatacagcCTCATATGTCAAAATAGTAAGTTCATTTTTCCATCGATAGCGAGGAAAGAACTACAATTCTgttgttttaaacaatatcttgacGTAAACTGTGATGAAGTTTACTCAGAAATACCCAAgacattcagtaaataaaaagaaattcaactGTCCTTGGTTTATCATGAACCATGGCTCACTTTACACGGTCAATTGgggtgattcatcattaatcccttGTATGGCTGACCTTTCTTAGCGGGTCCTGACATTACCTATCGAGGCAGCTTTTTTAATTACCTGACGGAGAATGCACTGGTCAAGGAACTACTGTAACTGAAATATTCCATTCTGACTCGCACACTGACGATTCAAGACCGCGCAGATCGTAACGGCCGAACATTTGCTCATTACGAATTTACGACGCCATTACGATAACTCAGTCATAAATAATAGCTGTGGCAGCGCGATGGCAGGAAAATTGCACTGGAAGGGATTAGTATGACCAACATTCATGTACGCCATGGAAGTAATGAAgctcagcaaaaaaaataataataataataaataataaataaataaataaacaaaatataataaaataaagcaacaactgaaataaataaataatcaaatttacAGGACAACAGCGAAAACACCAAGGCACACAGCAAATCGTACATTAAGACCTGAAACCGCTATTCTATCTGAAGCGTATCCTTAATTTAATAATGAGGGAACAGCTTTCCATGTGAAATAATGTGAGACTAGTACGAAAACTACTGTAGATAATATAATGGATTTAGCAcattaaagaattataaaagGTTAGActtaaatgtaagtaaatttgcgtcaattaaaggaaaaattgaagGGAATCATTAGATTttggaataaaacaaaatctttgaGAGGAGAAATGAAAAGCTAACAATGAAAATCTAtaggaaatttaagaaaacaaaatcggAAAGAGTATGCTGATTAGCAAACTAGAACTAAGTGAAAAGAGAAGATTAAATGGGGGAGATACTAAGTGTTTATGTTATGAAGAAGTCGTCGaaaacttgaacattttttattGGCCGGAATACGGCAGCATTAGGAAGAGAGATACATATTCGTGCAGCGGCTGAGCAGCCACACCATGAAGATGAAGAGAAGCTAACAGCCAGCTTCTTCTTTTCTCAGATCTGTCTGAAGAGGAAATCAAAACAAGgcaagaatttattaaaaacttatGGTATCACTGAGAAAATATACTTAAACGAGCACAACCAGAGGCAAAAATAGAACGAGGaggggagccgtttcaaagaagAGCACAGCATTTACTACTACCAGCAATCTTGGTTGAATTTTGAACTAGAGTATTGGATTATTTTGTAATCGTGCTGGGGTACAGGTAACGGGACCATGGCTGAAAGTAGACAGCTAACCACGCTTTCCCTAAGTCGAAGAGCAAAGGACAAGATGAAGAAAACTAAATTAAAGACAGTTAAGGTAAATTTGATTTCTGGTTACTCTAGGCCCAATCTCATAGCCAGGCAAAATTTGCCTTAACCCAACAACCAACTTGCAATAGcttaagcattacttaaggtttttttgcagcgtcccctcggcccctagctgcaacccctttcattccttttattgtacctcccttcatattcccctctttccatcgtactttccaccctcctctcAGTTGTTTtctagtggaactgcgaggttttccccctgttacacctttcaaactttcttactgactgtcagtttccgtttcagcgctgaatgacctcataggtcccagcgcttggcctaaattctataatctgtTCTGTCTGCAATAGCCAGAGATAGGAATAGGCCTGGGAGCGGATGCAGAGTAGGCCTAGGGAGACGGTTAACCTAGGTGTGAAAAATTTGACCGTGCAAATGGGCCAAATGTATGTTTTTCATACCGAAAAAGGAGAATGCTGCCCTAGCTTATCCGTACCTTCCTAAGTTAATATGACTTAGGGTACCATACCCAGACCTGGCAGAGGGGGAGTGGGCTTCGCCCTCCTGAACCTCTACAAGTAACAGTGAATATCGAAAACAGGTCGGTTGGAATTGGAATAAGTTTCTGTTCAGACACGTGGTCTGCCACTGGCTTTGACCTAACCAAAACAACCTtgacctaacctttcctagagcatcatgccctgacctaaccagaacaTACCTTCTTAACCTGCCATACAATGCTGTACCCTGTCCTGGTGGAGGGGGGAGGCTTTAGCCCCCTGGGCCCCCCAAGTTACACTTAACATCAAGCACAAGGCTACCCCCTTGTGTTCGTAGGTTCAATTCTCTAAGTTTCATTTAAAACAACAATTGAATTTCTTACCATAGGCTATTTGAAATCATCTTTAAGCCTTCTTCAAGTGTTTGGGGTTTGATTGTGCAAGTGCTAGAACTGGGTCACATTGTATTCAGTCAGGACAGTAAAATACATTTGGAAGGCAGAGTTTGATGGCTCTAGAGCAGGTGAACTTGTttaattatttcaagaaatagCAAAATTTTACATGGAACTCCTTTCATATACCCTCTGAACAACACAGTTTCTACAGTGTCAAATTTGTCATGTGTTGTAACAATAAACAGACATTCACATCAAATGCTTCCACTCTGGAAGATGAAACGGGAAAGAATGGCTGCTCCTGGATTTGAGCAATTTGATTCCTTCTGATTGGTTGGATTTAAAACAATTAGGAGGCCTACAGTGTGACGAAGGTCAACTGGGCACATGATTGGCTGGGTTTAAATTACCTGTAACCTGAATTGTtcctatacagtactgtagttacCTGCATTGCCAGTAAGTTTAAATGGCTATTGCCAACTCATGCTTGGAGCTAAATTGCTATGTAAAGAACTTAAGGcacatatgttaggaaaaatacacattacttTTAAGAATTGCCATATGGTTTGGAtttcttattgatattttacatttGCCACATTATTTGCAGGATGTTTTGAGCTTATCCTATCTAGATGTAGCTGAGGTGCTCCATATGAATAACAAGGAGTGTAAACAGTTTATGGACCATTTGTTTGTAACTTGTTGTCCCAAACATCTCACTGTAAGTACattataatttgttttgaaattttattactatttcacTAATACTATGATTATCACTATTATATTATTGTGTATCTTTTTACTACTGGATATTTTGAGTAAGTTACTTCAGAGAAGATCACATTCCTTTTTATTCCCTCTGAATCAAGGTTGAATTCcaagtgtaaaaatatttattctcagtGTCATACATGTACTACATACAATATTCAACAGTATTTGCCTTTATTGCAtgcattatcagtttttttttggaTAATGTATAAAGATTTGCTCCTTATTGTAAGAAGTCTGCCACCTTATAAATTCAGTTTGTTAATCCAGCTTTcctaatatttctataatttcattAGTATTGCACTTCGGGGGACAATGATGGGCAACTTTAATACACTGATCCCTTGTATAACTGCACTACCTGCTTCTGCACTATGACCATGATTGCATCAATTGGCAAAGGTGCAACTGTACTAATGGATGTGTTATGCAAAGATTGCATGGGAACAAAAAAGTAACTGCTCAGCTGAGCAATGTATGTATGCTAATTGGTTTATTGATAAGGAGGGAAATGGGGAGAAAAGGGGTGATTGAGTGACTCTTGTGTGGGTCATGAGAAATTTGCATGATGAATTGCTCTGTCTTGCTGCGTTCTTTCTGAACTGTGATGTGATGGAAGCTGTTGCCTGAGCTGGTGTTCTCTATGACTTGCAAAGGCTCTTGCTTGTGTGCAGTGATGGTACTATTACTTACTAAGCAGCAGAAGATGGATGGTCTAGGTTTTGTGTAATTGCCAAGTACATACAGTAATCCTTCATTTATCCAGATCATTAGACCCTAGGCCCTGTCGGATAATGATGAAATCCAGATAATGGCAAGTAAGAAAAAATCTACAGGTGTGCTAGGTCAACTCCattgtacccttcctcaccttaCCTTGTCAATACTGCATAACCATAAATGCTAAATATACAgttcttataaacaacaaccatcacactttaaactgaaaactttatgtaaaaagtacttatctaccttattttcccttatttataacaaaataatccCTGTAAATACAATTCAGGTGTTCAAGGCAATTCTGTACCCTTCCTTAACTTAGCTTGCCAGTGCTGCATAGCCATAAAAACTAAATATGCATATCAACAACCagtcacactttaaactgaaaacttcatGCAAAATCAGTTATCTACCTTattccccatatttgtaacaaaataaactccataaatacacctaaatacaaaaaagcaacccccttctttttctctgaaACAAGACACTTAGTTCAGTAGGCTACAAGCGTTTTTCATTTGCACCAAGCACTGTAAAATACTTTGTATAGTTCACAGAAAAGTATacccttttttttatctcgtatgcaacacaaatacacaaataattttatcaaaataacaattctaataacacagtataaaaatacattttaccctTGTCTGCTGCCCTTCCTTTTATGATGGCCAGACGTTTTAAAACCTTAGGCTTTGATAcctcagttattctctctctctctctctctctctctctctctctctctctctctctctatctatatatatatatatatatatatatatatatatatatatatatatatatcctttaataaattatgaattagtgtatcataaatatagaaatataaataaaaaagtgagggAGTGTGTGTGCAttactgtaatctctctctctctatatatatataccgtctctcagtactgtacatatcctttaataaaatatgaattactgtatcataaaaacaaaaccaaacaaactcAGAAGTTCACCGATGCCATTGAATGAgtacatgtgtgcatatgtatactaCACACACAGTTaggtttatcttttggtttgtgaAAATAAAGGATGGgggaatacagtaaaaatataaatgagaatactgtagaataaagtataaataaaaaagtgaaggagtgtgGATGTGTGCATGTTTTCATGTACTTAGGCTTCAATTTAACCATACCTCAGTTattgttctctgtctctctctctctctctctctctccctcaaatatcagtactgtacatatcctttaataaattatgaattactgtgtcataaacataaaaacacgaaaccaaacaagctctatcaagtcaggtctacttagccctcttcacccatccaacttTGCATCTCCAGCCCTCCCAGCCATAGAAACTGCTCCTTAGCTCCACCCACTTTCCAAAACAACCCCCTCTCAGAGTTCCTGTaaacagccttactgcccctcctctcctgTGGCTCCCAGCAATCCACCCCCCCCCTTGGAAATTTCTCCAGACCTCTCCCACCccaaaaaccctttctcagtctgtttttAAGTTTAAGCAgtgttatcaacatttttatgaagctgtacagcattgccaaccatcagagagcaggtttttcatttttaaaattcatatatatcatacatcttTGGGCCTTGGTCCCTGGGGTCCGGTTGCGTCCAGATAATGATGTTCTGGATAATCAAGGTATTATGGTGTAAAGTTCCAAAGACAGCCATGCAGTACATCATACAGTGAAAGGACAAGCTTTGGTCATACTTGCAAGATGCTGAACAGAAAATCAGTTTTTTCAGTGTTGCCAAGGTAAagttaaggaaaaaatgttagTTGGGGACCAGCCTCTTTGGATGGCATCCAGCTTTATGGTTAAAATGTTTTCCAGATTTTATTAATGTTCTTAATTTTTCTATGTTGGAAAAATGTCAGTGATGTGATGTGCTTGACAGTTGGTTTTCATAACCTAAATTAAAGTGTTACGGTAAACCTTTTGTCCATTGTTTCATATTCTCCCTTGGCATCTTATAGTAGATTTTAGTTAAATACGATCAAATTCTTAATGGGTGTTGCCACCCTCCAGCCCCAGTGATTTAACATACCTTCTATCTTCATCCATAGTTCAAGGGTTGGCATTTGACAGGCAAAACAGGAGGCTTTTTGGAGTACTGTACTGGGATACCTGAGTACTCCTTAACAATTATTTTGGTAATGTAAGAAACTGTTCGGTACTTAGTTTTCTGCTATATAACAAGAATCAAgttgtaaatactgtaaatggAAAAGGTTTGTATTAATGAATTGCGGCGATTATTTTAAACTACAGTTTTGCAtagctttttcttatttataaaaatgctgttgctctctctctctctctctctctctctctctctctctctctctctctctctctctctctctctctctctctggagtattCAATCAATACTATATTAAGTCAGTACAGTAATCACACTTGTAGAGCAGTGCACATTTCTTTAATGTAAAGGCTTTCTTCATGTCTTAATGTTTTACAGGCACTGGATATGGTAGACACAGAATTTAAAGGTAGCATCAGGCTTGGTAATGATCAGCTTGATGCACTGTTGCATGGTGGCCTTCAGTTTGGGACCATTTCTGAATTTGTTGgtaagaaacattatttttaactttgacATTGTTACTTCTCAActcattcatttttgtataatacaTTTCCCAACATGGTACAAACCTCCAGTTTACTTATGTTCTGCCTGGAATGATGCAGCATCAGCTGAAAAATGTGCCATAAGTTCAAGAATTTATTCTTGTGACTTCTTCTCTGATGAGTATTCATCATAGAGAGCTCAGTGATACAGAAGGAGATGCCAGTAGTATGGATGCTGCAGCCAGGTAATATAGACCAGGTGAAATAAATGTCCTCGTACGGCTCTTGCCCTTGTGGAGATAAGTAAAGCCTCGACACATGTTGCTTGTTGTCCAGGCGAGAACAGGTAGACGAGTGGCTGTGTCTGTTCAGGTCAAAGGTTACCAAGAGAAGCAGGACCCAGCGCAGGTCACGGGATCCTGTCTCAGTTGCCGAGTAGAGTTTACCTGAAAATATCCAGCCCACAGCAGTAAAAGTGGATAGATGAACGGAAAAATTAAGGCTAGTGTTTGGCTGCTCGGGACCTAACAGGTCTAGCAAAACAAATGAGAGCTGCACTGGGTGTGTGTTTCGTTTTCAGAGTGGGAAGAACCCATCAACAAAATGGCAGCAGGATGAGAAAATGAACATTTAtgacatttatatactgtatgtatatatgtatatatgtatatatatatatatatatatatatatatatatatatatatatatatatatatatactgtatatatatatatatatatatgtgtgtgtgtatgtatgtatgtgtgtatgtatgtatgtgtatatatatatacacacacacatacatacaggtagGCATCGAGTTACAACAGGGTTAGGTTATTGCATGCATGTTGGAAGtcgaattttaatttatataaatcattttgcaattaAGTCCACATTAATATATAGGCTACCATCAGAGggcagttttttcaaatttttaaaaatatgtataccatatatctttggggcctcGATACCTGGTCTGGGTGTGTTGGATAATGTAGAGTTTCGTTAATGATGATCCAGATAACTGAGTTacttctgtatatgtatgtataaatatatactatgtatgtattatataaatattgtatatatttaatatatatggagggagagaaagaatagATAAATTTTTCGTTGCCATgtgaaattaaagaattttttcagtGTCTGACTTTCATTGCTGTGACAATAGACAAGTTGATCAAACAATTAGGttaattttttcccactttttagGCCCATGTGGTGTTGGGAAAACTCAGTGGTGCTACTACGCTTCTATTCTCTGTTTTACCTGAAGAATATGGTGGATGCAATAGGTCTGTGATCTTTGTTGATGTAGAGAATACATACAGGCATGAGCGGTAAGTTTACCTTATATTATGTACCACACATCTGAACGTCTTGAATATTTGActctgaattgaaaatgaaatgatactttatatatatatatatatatatatatatatatatatatatatatatatatatatatatatatatatatatatatatatatactgtacacacacatacattatatatatgccaaaAAATCCTATTAAGTATTCTTGTAAATTTCTTGGGAAATTTTAGATAATATTACAGTACCTCATTGTGCTTTAGAGAATGctgaatgtagaaaaaaaaattaaatgtttttttaacaaaaatggtGTTAAATATTGCATCCATCCATTCAGTAATTTTTTCTAGTGCAAAAAGTCGGTGTCCAATTGATTTTCAGGTTGTGGGGAAAAGTGACTGAAAAATCTGCAGTATGTTGAAATCCAAGTGAATACTTCAAGTAAAACTATTCAGTTTCTTAAAAGCTTGAATTGATGTTCTCTACAAATCCATCACTTTATGTTAGCTTTAAATTTATTTCAGCTCATTTTCCAGACATTCAAAAATGGAAAGACTATCACCTTATCCTTTGCTTGTTCAGGCTCTAAAGTGCCCTCTAATACCAGTAAATCATTGTTAGTATTGTCTGActtacagctgagagagagagagagtgaggtgaggagaaagctgaaaattttgtaaagtgatacatttgtttaacaaaataatctagtttttaaatatatttattttatcccaCCCATCACTTTATGATAGCCTAAATAGTTATTGATGTGGAAGGTCCCATATTAGTCATGCAATTTAAGGTGAGGGCTTTATTTTGAGCCAGACAGACCACTAGAATTAGTTTCCTTTTAGGCCACAAGTCTTAATGGCTGTGATTTGTTCTGGTTAAACCTCTTGTGattttacctgaaaagaaaaaaatttacacatgGTAGATATATGAGATGgttgtcatattttttcatgaCAGTAGAATTTGGTTTCATTTCAGCAGATGTAACAGCAGAGGACAGAGCATTACATTCATGGTAATTAAAGCCTTTAAAGAAGTGAAATTAACTTGGTGTCTGTCCTTTCACTTTCCAGGTGTAGTAATGTATTAAACAGTCTTAGAATTGTTAAGGACAGTATAAAGTATCCCGTGCAATGACAGAAAAGATTGGAATTAACATCAAAACCTTCAGTGATATATGAAGGGAGTACATTAAGTTCTGCTTCCCTTAGTCTTTGAATAGTACTACCTGTTAAAGGGATATCACCGTAAATGGGATTAGGCACTACCTGAGATCCTGTGACATCATTTCCAACTAAGAAGATTACACTTGGAACTAGGAGTGAATTTACCATAGCCAAAATAATATCTCTACCTTAAGTACCACTTTCCAAATACAGTACAGCTGAGCCCAAAGTAGCGAAGTCCGTCCTCTTACGGTACGTAAAAAAACACCTCCCTAAACCAGTTTTCTCACCTTGTTATACTGCCTACAGCTATGCCACTCAGAAATGgtattgaaataatattaaagtggtattgaaatgatattaaagtgatattgaaattatattaaaatatgacaGTGTTTTAGGAAGATAGTTCAGCCCTCACAGTCTGggctaaatatatacagtatgaaacaCACCCCTAGACCAGGCTAAATTTGAGGTtggtcaatttaaaaaaaaaaaacatcagtggtaagaggaagatatgtatatgcacatggtataagaaaaaatatgtaacaatttttttgtaccttccacaggaagttgagagtgaatatttccaaccctgtgtggggcctctttacTAAGAGTCgtaaaaaatgtgctgatttTACCAagttaaatgttttttctaataatttttattttattttgtaaaattagaaTTACAGCTTACACAATaacataacagataagaactgaaATCAGTAATATTCCCCTATGACATCTCAAGGCGAACTGATCTCTCTCCTGTACCAACTAGCTATTTGAGTTGACTTAAGAAttgccatgagtcatttatggcccatggaCATGATCTGAACACTTTTCCCGCAAAATTAATTCAAACTGTTTGGCGCGAAGTGTTGACCATTGCGGGACGATTCCCAGTCATAACCCTAAATCTGTAAATAGTCATCATTTGACGACGTCCGCTTACTTATGACTTGTATTTTCtgtttgaattattaaaataggcagttataagcctttttagaggtggggggggggaatttcaatatacagtattgcAGATTTTCAGTATTCGCTGGTGGTTGTGGAATCTaaccctgcgaatacgggggatCGACCGTATTTTGTTAATTCCATGTAGTTCTTTTAATTGGTACTTGAAACACTTAATCAAACACAGCATCCCAGCTGATGTAAACATTGTAGGATAATAGTGCTGTCTGttaggttagttagttataaatgaattGTTTAACCAGACTTTAAAAAGTGAATAAGACTTCCCTGCAAGATCATCAGTGAATGTCTTTCCCAAGAACATGGTAACAAAATGTTGCATAAATACTGAATATATCAATACTGGATTTGCATGCATAGCTATTAATTGGTCTTGTTTCTTTTCAGAATCACTGAAATTTTAGCCGAAAAGTTTCCTGGTAATCACATCGATGTAAGTGCATGCTCATCAAAGATTCATGTATTCCGGCCATCATCTGCCGAAGATTTCTCTCATTTGTAAGTTATAGCAGTGCAGTGGAggtattaagtaaaaaaaagtttctgtgtATGAGCAACTAAAAAGGAAGTAAGTAAATTTGTAATGTTCTGTATTGAACATGTACTAGTTTTCAAATTTTACCTTGTCATTTTTATCCTTCATTCATTAATGATAATTCatgtaactgtaataaaattttgtttttagaaataagTCTAAGCCAGTGTTTCTCATCCAAGGATATGATGAGCCAACCCTTATTTACTACCACAGCATTGCACATGGAAAGCATTTGTACATTTACTGTACTTCAGCTCAGGGCCTCCTGGTTATTGCCAGAAAAACTGAATGATgttgtgaaattttgaatttacagTTTTTAGCAATATTCTAATAAAATCGTGATAACACATCAATTAAGCCAGTGCCGTtatataaattggaaaaaaatcctTCAGATGGGTGGGTTTTGGGGCATATACACCCTTGGACACCAAACTTTCCCAAAGTAACATTCTCCAGAGAAACATGGAATTTAAG
Encoded proteins:
- the LOC136835252 gene encoding DNA repair protein RAD51 homolog 2-like, which translates into the protein MAESRQLTTLSLSRRAKDKMKKTKLKTVKDVLSLSYLDVAEVLHMNNKECKQFMDHLFVTCCPKHLTALDMVDTEFKGSIRLGNDQLDALLHGGLQFGTISEFVGPCGVGKTQWCYYASILCFT